A single region of the Fusarium fujikuroi IMI 58289 draft genome, chromosome FFUJ_chr05 genome encodes:
- a CDS encoding related to ahmp1 protein, translated as MGMASNNNRLQPSGHLNVTGHYNNRRSPSPSSSRPVPPDPGSPGPIEETASDYFNPLSQAPSAQSQTSLSSFPRFPSQTSLSAFPSYQESSNYPQQTRRRPPVDQARQPSIRIRRNSNGSVYSNHSVTSQFDGFSDDGRPRSISQPERARVSDGLARHSRRVPQVAMPRLTEEGGRPSLAELGINDDQSAPLSPTGSLPEENTNGRGGLGRLRRASRFFWPGHRRQSGEDQMAVPMGQRDDDRRDDEYDQELVDWLDVIDPEVQTLSTLTNVQNSLFVPDLGKWVNRRPTYALSRHDPQADWARGAVEQERRREAALEAQETATIPPIAEAEAEEEEDQPRFPQRSNTITSRLTDSHYAALPHGTNLDGWTPEEKAELDDHVRHMLHSRRARFKRRMKGFGQYVRRPLGFLVTLYATLITLFGLAWVLFLIGWIYVGEKQVYAIHVIDSVLVALFAVMGDGLAPFRAVDTYHMFFIWRFSRLIKRAEQGKKPRNRLQKKRVPPGVSTNPEHSHLTGHQARALLEAQDYNPERDGTVGTMDNQPQPQPESPETVDLEGAKSNSPDSDMPALTFAQFKSLQHHQKKMAKSHSFYKPNETFTHFAFPQKYLIAIVILLDCHSCLQISLGACTWGIDYHTRPFALTTVILCVSITCNITAGLLISIGDRKTRKKDVWELLDRQELTQDAIKHMKKKKEEEEKEKEKEKGSDKDGESSRGDGSSSRTSKEFKKLVKQNS; from the exons ATGGGCATGGCTTCCAATAATAATCGCCTCCAGCCCTCGGGCCATCTCAACGTAACGGGCCATTACAACAACCGCCGCTCTCCGAGTCCCTCGTCCTCTCGTCCCGTGCCCCCCGATCCCGGAAGTCCAGGCCCCATCGAAGAAACAGCATCGGATTACTTCAACCCGCTGAGCCAAGCGCCCTCAGCACAATCGCAGACATCGCTATCGTCGTTTCCGCGCTTTCCATCGCAGACGTCCCTCTCGGCATTTCCATCCTATCAAGAATCGTCGAATTATCCACAGCAGACGAGACGAAGACCGCCGGTCGATCAGGCTAGACAGCCTAGTATCCGCATCCGCCGAAATTCAAACGGGTCGGTCTATTCGAATCATAGTGTGACGAGCCAGTTTGATGGATTTAGCGATGATGGGAGACCCAGGAGCATCTCGCAGCCTGAGCGCGCGAGGGTCTCGGATGGGCTTGCTCGTCATTCCAGGAGGGTTCCGCAGGTGGCGATGCCGCGACTTACAGAAGAGGGAGGACGGCCGAGTCTGGCTGAGCTAGGGATCAACGATGATCAGTCTGCTCCTCTGTCGCCGACGGGTTCGCTTCCCGAGGAGAACACGAATGGGAGAGGCGGGCTTGGTCGGCTGCGGCGGGCGAgtcgcttcttctggccTGGGCATCGTCGGCAATCTGGCGAGGATCAAATGGCTGTACCTATGGGGCAGCGAGATGACGATCGTCGCGATGATGAATACGACCAGGAACTTGTGGACTGGCTCGATGTCATCG ACCCCGAAGTCCAAACTCTTTCAACACTAACAAACGTCCAAAACTCCCTCTTCGTTCCCGATCTCGGAAAATGGGTCAACCGTCGACCGACCTACGCTCTATCCCGACACGATCCCCAAGCAGACTGGGCCCGAGGCGCCGTTGAGCAGGAACGACGTCGCGAAGCCGCACTGGAAGCACAAGAGACCGCTACGATCCCACCGATTGCGGAAGCTGAggcggaggaagaagaggatcaaCCTCGTTTCCCGCAGCGGAGCAACACTATCACCTCCCGCTTGACAGACTCGCACTACGCGGCGCTTCCACATGGAACGAACCTCGATGGCTGGACGCCGGAGGAAAAGGCCGAGCTGGATGATCACGTTCGACACATGCTGCACTCCCGCCGTGCGCGGTTCAAGCGTCGCATGAAGGGTTTCGGCCAATACGTCAGACGTCCCCTCGGCTTCCTCGTCACACTCTACGCTACACTCATCACGCTCTTCGGTCTAGCTTGggttctcttcctcatcggctGGATCTACGTCGGCGAGAAGCAAGTTTACGCAATTCACGTCATCGACAGTGTTCTTGTCGCGCTCTTCGCCGTCATGGGCGATGGTCTCGCGCCCTTCCGAGCTGTTGATACATACCACATGTTCTTCATCTGGCGCTTCTCGCGCTTGATCAAGAGAGCTGAGCAGGGAAAGAAACCGAGGAACAGGTTACAAAAAAAGCGTGTTCCGCCGGGTGTGTCTACGAACCCGGAGCATTCGCACTTGACGGGCCATCAGGCTCGCGCTCTTCTCGAAGCTCAGGACTATAACCCTGAGAGAGACGGAACCGTCGGCACGATGGACAACCAACCTCAACCGCAACCTGAGAGCCCCGAGACTGTTGATTTAGAAGGCGCCAAGTCCAACAGCCCCGATTCAGACATGCCCGCTCTGACGTTCGCTCAGTTCAAGAGCCTGCAGCACCATCAGAAGAAAATGGCCAAGTCACACAGTTTCTACAAACCAAACGAGACATTCACCCACTTCGCCTTCCCCCAAAAGTacctcatcgccatcgtcatcctcctcgacTGCCACTCCTGTCTCCAAATATCCCTCGGCGCATGTACCTGGGGCATCGACTACCACACACGTCCCTTCGCGCTGACCACCGTGATCCTCTGTGTGAGCATAACCTGCAACATCACAGCTGGTCTGCTCATCAGCATCGGCGATCGGAAGACGCGAAAGAAGGACGTGTGGGAGTTGTTGGATAGACAGGAGTTGACACAGGATGCTATAAAgcatatgaagaagaagaaggaggaggaggagaaggagaaagagaaggaaaaggggtCGGATAAGGATGGGGAGTCAAGTAGGGGTGATGGATCGAGTAGTAGGACGTCAAAGGAGTTTAAAAAGTTGGTGAAGCAGAACAGTTAG